In Ananas comosus cultivar F153 linkage group 7, ASM154086v1, whole genome shotgun sequence, the sequence ggggagcgaccgccctcaagcacaaggcttataggtgagtatgatccaatccacaaccaTGAGGATATCATGTCCACTAATGCCACAACACACTAAGTGTTCcattctctagcattcaatgccACAAGGTGCTATTTCAATTATTTGTCACAATATCACCATGTTCTTTACCTCGGCTAGCTCATGTCTtaattcatacatctatagggttcacaATTGTCCAATGTCTCATTACCAACTCATATATATCTTTGTACTAAAAGCATGCAAGAAATATTCACATATTAccatttaaccctacaatgcataaatcctatatatacacatacatgctCAAAAGGTGTGTCATGCCCCCtccccgaaacccctaccaatttggcacggttcgggcgtgGCGAACGGATGCCGAACGGGCAGcaactcccctgcccgcccaaggctcacaacctgatcatgtacaagaatttatccagaaaaattaaattcatacatacacgatcaacggggcacaaatagtgccaataatgaagagcaagtaatccacaagatacacaagtgaaataaagagagagagaactaactattacattaattgcatcctttatacaattacattttctttcccaaaatgaatacatgttcatcaagtacatagctctccaaagtcctcacctacatgaatctctctcaaatacataggtgctaatgcaaaaagaaagctactacatactactgctcgggcgcgatgcccttgccgcggtcctcgcccggcgaaCTGGTACTAGGCcctacaacaaagtggggtgagaattatcttccatagttcccagtgtgttcggccgccgactccgccgatctccccactaggtccgagtgggcaaaagcaagtagatagatagatagatatctgtcacgccccggggccaattttaaaagctttttttttagaaaaattcatTATCATTtcgaaaacagagttgcggaagacgtgccaatttttttttctttttccaacctggcccacgagacgcacagacccgccacaaatacaaagttccccTGTCtactcggacagagtcttctttatatttgcacggcgtaccaacgatacaacaggatctcaaccacaacctacatttatcaatcaacaaccaattcataatatgcatttccatacatcTATCAATCTttaagatgatgcatgcctctaagcactccttaggcgctggatgatgcaatgcacagtacaacaatcatcctatttaaaagtgctcctcacccagaagctttgtttttgaaatctatttcagtcattcatgaaaaccattcgaaaatctttttaaaactgttttccactcggaaactctattttgaaaatcgactacctcgaggggtagaaaatcacaATGTATAAGGACATAAATGCATGAACTGAATAACTATAAAACCAGATCAACAAATCTACAATCTAAAATCACATGCATAAGGAAAACATCACAGATCCACTGAAGCCAAATCACCAACATTCAAACAAACATGaggatcatctaactgaaccatttattattaaaactactaagtgcTGAAATGAAAGTAACCAGGGTGACGATtgctataccagactagctagatcatcctcccgtcgagcccaaaatctaactcctcgtccatgtcacctggggggaatgtggggtgagaaaccgcaaccatggtttctcagtgggtacgacagagccacgaaggcaagccgtaatcaccgaaaaccaaaggagatagataaacaaatatatatgctgATATGAAACAGAACTACAGATATGAGCATAATGTGATATAAGaacaactacagtagtaatagaaacaggataataacttagcaagaacgaaactactactgtaaccaaaaactcaactgatcggatgcctcaagggtaaatagtccaaaccgaacccaatctgatgctgctatattggtccgcagacctcaaacgttacctgtcacagagcagacactgccaacttattcatgcgtcaccgacgacctatccggatacgtacaccccttggttggtggccaaaccaacctggtgtctagaatacacagtgctgtcactaaatcatgctgatatgcttaaAACAAAAATCGGCAAAAAGAGatcggtgccttggccgaagctagatgcaagggcgtacaacgccgaaccacgatctaccagatcgaaacacacgacaaaagagtcgatgtgttgtctggacccaaggtccacagggatactgaaatacaaatgcaacctgctctacatgtctatccacaactatccaAATGTAATCAATGAGATACGATAAACAAACGATAAACaatcaactgacatgtagagactatgATACTaatatgaaagaacagaggaagggtgaaacgatctcaccgactaccagctcgaagcacccacctgtactAGTGTCGCACCTGTCTCCCAACTGTACACgatcgtcaaccggacctacgaaggtccACTAGGTCAGTAACCAACCTACTAACCCAAAgtacgagactcacaaacccccacacaagtccccgaatcggtttcccaaaatcgatcaccgtaactcaccggaagtctcGAAAACCACACCGGAACTCGATCGGGACCCAGTAAGTGCAccgaaactcaccaactcgtaTCACGattcacccgctgccacaaatcactccgatttggatgttttggtaGCAAACATAAGGTAACACTACTATACAATTATCGCTGGATAATTGTAcaaatccgggttcccggaagtgtctatttcgacaccggaacccaccgttgcTCACCCGTCATCATCGAACCCCCtatatgatgatggtgaccagccgacaaggctcagcgataaCTCACAGGGCAACCAAACCACGTCgaaagaaatccgaaccgaaaccgcattctttcggcgaattttgctgaaaaacgcaccgaaattgatttttcgatttccgcaaagacTACCGGAtcatggacaaccagtccagaggtcaccacataCGCCTACACACTACCCACAGTAGCCACtaggtgcacaattgcataaaagcctctatttacataaaatctattattttatgtaaatcgggagACTTCTTTGGCTCGTTCTCACAAACCAAGGACTTCTAAGTTCCGctgagacacgtactgacaggtctcgacgtgctggaggccgtgctcatgatccagaGTGCAacagctcactgtgggaggcgtgGAAGCAATCCGAAAATTCTGTGAACAGCGCGCAGTTGGGGAAAAACGCACCAAACAGAACGATATgacatccgctgatccaaaataaggtgagcactgtgatcagcactgatccacgatcaccgtgctcacctccagaggcatcggaacagcctcagaTCATAGTAAAAATGCGCATAATCctaaaacagcagccaaaaaggctttAACGGAGCGACACCTCCGAAACAGCGGAaaggagtctccccgacagaaactaaggtgagcacgatgatcagcaatttgccacgatcatcgtgctcccttccgtagagatcagGGAGGCTCAGGAAGCTCGGAACAGCAAACTGCCAAGAtgagccctatttcgggcttggccggagcaagcttgctccggccagcttccggcggcacggcggcgcacgcgagggccagggatgggtgcgggggaggtgaggaataCGAGGCTCACCTCAGACGGCGGTTGGAAACGGCGGCGGCTACGGTGGAACCAACCAAGCACGCACGAGATCCGGCTCAGGTTCCAGAGCAGCTGCGGCCCCGACGGCGGCCGGGGTAGGTAGGAGACATCGGCGGTGGGTTTCCagaggccggaggaggaggaaggaggcggcgggcgacagcggcggcggcTCGCGGCTCGGGTGTGGCCGCCCGAGCTTGGCTCGGTCTGCAGGCTGGGGCGGCGGCGCCTaaggcgcgcggcggcggcgacgacttGCTGGGGCGGCAACGTCCGACTGGGAGGGTTGCCGAGGCTTCGAAGAAGGCGGCAGAGGTGGTCCAAGGGGCGGCGGTGCGGAGGCTAACCTCTGAAGCTCGGCTCAGCCCGAGCAGGTCTGGGCAGCTGTGGTTGACAGAGGTGGCGGCGCCGGCCCgcagaggcggcggcgaccggccggGGAGGGTCGCCGGGCTCCGGGGACGACGGCACGGCTGAGGCAACATGGCGGCAGCGCGGAGGAGGGCTGCCAAGTCTGCTCGGCCCGAGCAGTTCCGGGGTGGCCGCGCTCGGTCAaggtggcagcggcggcgctcggggcgCCGGTGGCCGGCGGGGCAGACTCCGACGAGGTCGGGACGACGCCGGCGACGAACCCAGAGGCAATGCAGCCTCGGCCAAGCTCTAAcccaagagaaagagagagagagggatggagagagagatggatggtGGCTTGGCGGCGATCGGGGCtcagccggcggcggccgggggtgcGCGGCTAGGGCAGGGGAGAAAGGTGAAGGTGGCAGGGGTgactagtgtcacgccccgggaccggcggaggccctcccagttagcgtgcccagacccgccatatgtctacacatataaggcgtccacaataaaagcggaagtaaaagtaaGAAATAGAACAATAGAGtaaatagcaactaatgatatcagagcgagtaaagttctatcgtCTAAACCAGAGTAAGAGAACCATAACTAGACAATAACAGTAGCCAAAAAGTAATACAATAACTGTCTCAAGggtacacaaaaggggtggtctctagtacactggtacagctctcaacctctccaaaaataaaaacatcgagaggtagaccacctagcgacccGTCTCTCgcagaagagctagctcgaagccacgcccttccctcggtccctagcctctctcggcgtggaaggctctgaaagaaaacataaaacagagggcgtgagaactataatttatagtttccagtgggcaattactgacctcagctcaatgcaccactaggccccaaacgaaaagggtaagtccaagATAGTAATAACAATAAACATAATAGTAACAACAgtaagaaagcataattgaaaTGCTAACCCATAtatctcaagtaagcatgatgccatggtgatgtacatctacgctatcataaggtaatatgtccaatgcatactaatatgtctcaacataataaacaagtaaacctcacgatgcaatatgtcaatgcataagggtaaactctatccaaacaaccgaatatactatgatgcaatgatgaaaccggcaagtatactaaatgcACCAAtgctgtgacgcactggacctgtgcaaattgcgaggttcgagtgtttggacagtgtcccgagttttttcagactttctggtgggtcgttaatagtgttccgacctatggctcgcatcccgagtgttgtagtattttatgtagcgctaaggtcactaaagagttggacttaggctaccctcggattgcactctgcacaaggtgtaccggtacactcttgatggctgtaccggtacacactttgtaccggtacacccttgatggttgtaccggtacacttgtggcgaatctcgaacccgagcctcgggtttgcattttcgtaggatgtgtaccggtacactttcccgtgtaccggtacactttggcagaatctgagcagtttgaactgcagggggtttttcgcatttGTGGCATCTCTATTAGTACCCCCACGCCCTTAGGGCTTTCTCCTGAGCTTGCCACAGCAGGGAtagaggtaagggagctctcctTGATTCTCCTTTGAATTTCTTTGGTTTTTGGTGGGATTTAAAGAGATTAAAGATTCTTTTTTACTTGTTGGAggcatttccaccattgttgaagcttggagcttgggtttggagcaaagttgagggaagatccttggacttggagagtttagagcttagattgaagcttctaagaggtaatccaCTTATTCTCTCCCTTTAAATTGGATTTTTATTGatggttttgagatgaaaccctagttttgagacttagggcttgtttttgggtattttgaaccTAGGACTTATGGGGccaaattagttggtttagaaccttccttgggcttggattggaaggattctagctccctTTCGGAGCTTAGGAgaggatttctactcttgaggtgagttttggccctttttgcttctaggttaatgtttgatattatatgatgatcgtaatgcccgtgtatcttgtcgctcaatacttttagggtattttgagactcggggacaacttcgttcggcgaaacgaggcgcTACGCGAcggtttggtgggtttgacctagccacacaatgagaaattctcatttgtgcttaattaagtaccgttaaatgaaaaagcatgcatattcttgttatatgtatttattgtgaattttagaatgctcaAAAGGCCTATGttgtatatgatgaaattttggacctctatggaATAGAGAGTAACTTGGTAGgcctatggttgcatttagcgttcaatttgagacttggtttcatgcttctatagtgtaaatgagctttgattcatgcatttaNctaatatgtctcaacataataaacaagtaaacctcacgatgaaatatgtcaatgcataaggataaactctatccaaacaaccgaatatactatgatgcaatgatgaaaccggcaagtatactaaatgcACCAATGCTATATAATGAGtgtgtccaagtaatccaactactaatcctatctagtagtgattgttcatatacaacaccgtgtcgatttccatttctatttaaggacctacccaaggtagtccagcttgtgccgcctaagtgcctgtggtagcccaacatccttACTCTtagaatgtgtctgtcccactcgaccccgtaggcttctcaataccgcacgagcgaacgtagtcgcgtaggctaactccggagcgccggcttgtagggagcgaccctcacaagcatgtgcgaatgagcacaaatggcaaacaagtataatccaagtctcaagtatccgatcctcatgtctcaaacatggaaagctactagtaacccaacggtctatgtcacaatgtgatagcTCAACTCTTACTTGcttagtgcccctttatgacacttaagcttcaCAACCAATTAAGGTCAATTCATGTTCTATGTTTCAAGTATGACATTATACCAACGTTCATTATAGCccggggcccaatgcctctttatgacattggcccgaAATCTCAAATGGCCTATGCCCCcaaagcctctctaggcttctaaaattcctaatgtcataattggcatataggttaaatgcatgaaagtaatgtCCATTTTCATCATAGGAATCAAAGTTCCAAGTCCCAACTTGAATGCTATGTTCCACATGTATGCATCCTACCACATAGGAGTCCAAAAATTCACTATACATAAtgtatgcatgttaagcattctaaaattcatattaaatacatttaacatggaaatgcatgagtttctactttacgaaacatattttgccaaatatgagcatttctcatatcataggctaggtcaaacccaccgaaccgtcgcgtgctccttcgattcgccgaacggagttgtccacgagcctcaagatatcctaaaagtaatcagtgaagagatacgagggcattacgaccaaccataagatcaagCATTagcctagaagcaaaaagggccaaaactcacctcaagagaagaaatctcttccaaagctccaaaagagagctagaacccttccaatccaagcccaaggaaggttctaaaccaattaatctagcctcaaaagccctagatcaaaaagccccaaaatcaaccctaaatctcatttctagggtttcatctacaaAAACTATCAAAACAAGATCTAGAGGAGGAAAATGAGCAACAAatctccttagaagctccaatccaagctcaaagggtgaagatcttctcctttgcaagcaccaagtccaagccttcaagcaccaacaaggtgggaggAGGAAGAAAGGCAAAAGGGATGCTCAAAGCCCAAGCTagatccttctcctcttctgctccttcctcttcttctcctttttcactCTCTAGCAAGGatgtggggagagtgtgaggagggaaaatgaggagaagaggggGTGGATTggtcatatagaccatctattgtaacaaaatccagctaggccctccaaaaatccaatattaccacagcccggtctgggcagttttcgcccagagggaccggtctctccccagcagggaccggtctctcgctgcgaacccgaaaaaccaacgtttgggaaccggtctctccctgtgcgggaccggttgccttgccGGCTGCgcacactgttcactggggggaccggtctctcatatcagggaccggtccccgagagtaaaaactctcaggactcatccagaactcagattttcgaacttttcaggtcggaaaacattctacaaccctccaccaaatgtggaaaagctcgaaatacatcaaaacactcgaacctcgcaatttgcaaaggtccagtgtgttacaactaGCGTAGCTGGGggctggctagggttagggttagatggaagaaaccctaaaatacatatatatcatgGTGCAACTTCGCGAGTTAGCCCCCCTTAACTGTAGTATATAATAAAAGTCCCTCCCAGTATGTGTAATACGCGCGAATAGCCCTCCACGTGCAATCTCAcgtgaaacggtacataaaatattgcaacttttgcgaaaataccattttgccctcactgACGTCAACTCGGTTATCGTGCaatctccgtagatccgtccgtcaaatttgcgaacggatcgcaaagtgtgatcagcacgacagagacaacaaagctatgaTTTCGTTTCATCTCGATCGCTCTCGGATTTGCGACGAAATCCGTTCCAACTCTCCAACGGAAGAAACtatgcacaaatacatataaaacatgtattttcgaattttctcaaaatccgtgcaccaaactcaaaatccgtcagcgccattagttccagaatagttgaaccggtcgaaacgagctattggacttcTATGAACGGTGCCCGATACGTGCCAGAAGCTAACTTCCTATCGTGACTTCTCCGGAAAattgagttactattcactttaagtgaaacttggaaatcgtgTAGAATCTCAGTTCTAGCTCggtttctcccgaaacttgatgagtgcttttataattaaattacacacaaaaatatcgtcaactggAAGTTTAGCTACATTGccaaaatctcgg encodes:
- the LOC109713235 gene encoding proline-rich transmembrane protein 1-like, which translates into the protein MLPQPCRRPRSPATLPGRSPPPLRAGAATSVNHSCPDLLGLSRASEVSLRTAAPWTTSAAFFEASATLPVGRCRPSKSSPPPRALGAAAPACRPSQARAATPEPRAAAAVARRLLPPPPASGNPPPMSPTYPGRRRGRSCSGT